One Mycobacterium paraseoulense genomic window, AGCTGCCTGCCTCGCTGGCGGGCGCCGTGCTGGGCGCCTTCCTGCTGCTGCACCTGCCGGAAAAGGTCTTCGCCGAGGTGGTGCCGGTGCTGCTGGTGCTGGCGCTGGCGCTGGTGGTCGTCGGGCCGCGGATCCAGGCGTGGACGAGCCGGCGCGCGGAGGTGGCCGGCCGGTCACCCGAGCACATCACCCTGCCCGCATGGCCGTCCTGGTGCTCGGCACCTTCGCCGTCGGCGTCTACGGCGGTTATTTCACCGCCGCCCAGGGCATCCTGCTGGTCGGTCTGATGGGCGCGCTGCTCCCGGAGTCGGTGCAGCGGATGAACGCGGCCAGAACCTGCTGACGCTGGTGGTGAATGTGGTTGCGGCCGTGGCCTATACGCTGGTGGCCTTCGACCGGATAAGCTGGCCGGCCGCAGGGCTGATCGCGGCGGGCTCGCTGGCGGGCGGACTGGTCGGGGCCCGCTACGGGCGCCGCCTGTCGGGCAACGCGCTGCGCGCGATCATCGTGGTGGTGGGCCTGATCGGGCTGTATCGTCTCGTCGCCGTTGCGTGACGGAAAGCGCTGCAGCCAAGGGATTCAGCTCAGTGTGGCGGCGGCAGCCGCTTCGATGACGTCCATCACCTCGCCCCGGATGCGCCACGCCCGCAGCTGGCGCATCGCCCCGTTACCCTGAGCGGCGACACGGTCGAGTTCGCCCGCGACGCGGTCATATTCGCCGAGCGATTCCAGCGCCGGCCGCACGCGCTGCACGAGAGCGCCCAGCTGCTCACGCGCCGGCACCGCTCCGTGGCCGTGGACCAGGTCGAGCGCGCGCCCGGCGAGCCCGTCGTGGGCGGCCTTCCAGTACGCCGCGCGCAGGGCCGCCGGCGGAAGCCGCCCGGGCTCGTCCGCGGGCGCTTCGAGCGCCGTCATCACCGCCGCCCTGACCAGGGTGGCGAGCAACACCGTCTCCGCAACGGTCGCCGGCACGTCGGCCACCCGCACCTCGATCGTCGGGAAGTTCTCCGACGGGCGCACGTCCCAATAGACCATCTTCTGGTCCAGGATCACTTCGCTGTCGATCAGCATCCGCACCGTGCGGTCATAGTCGTCGGGCGACGGGAAGAACGGCGGCGGGCCGGCCACCGGCCAGCGCCGCCATAGGACGCTGCGCCAGCTCGCGTACCCGCTGTCGGCGCCACGATACACCGCCGAATTCGCCGACAGCGCGAGCAATGACGGCAACCACGGTCGCAGCCAGTTGCTGACTCCGACGGCGGCCGCGCGGTCCGGAACCTGCACGTGCACATGGCATCCGCAGATCCCTTGCTCGTGCGCGACCATCCCGTATTCGGCGCCGATTCGACGGTATCGGGGAGTGTCGGTGACCGGAAAGGCGTGCGGCGTGGCGGGGAAGCCCGGCCGCGAGCAGCCGAAGCCCGTCCCCTCGGCCGCCTGCGCCGCCGCGCGCAGCCGGGACAGTTCTTCGCCCAGTTGCGAGCTGGTCGTCACGACATGAGAGGTGGTTTCCACCTGGCAGCTGCTCAGTTCCAGCTGCAGCTCGACGCCGCGGCGTGCGGCCTCGCCGGCCACATCGGCGTTCCGCGGAGCCGGTTCACCGGTTCGCGGGTCGACGAGGAGAAATTCCTCCTCCGCGCCGAAGGTGGGAGGTTCGCTCATCCGGCCGGGAACGGCCGATCAGTGCCTGGGCCGCCCCGTTACCAACGGGCCGCGGACGCCAGCGCGGAATCGGCGGTCGGGTAGATGGGCAGCAGCGCGGACAGGCCGCACGCGTCGACGATGCGGGCGACGATCGGCTCGCGGCTGACCAGGCGCAATTCGACGCCGCGATCCTTGCAACGCCTCGCCTCGTCGGCCAGCACCGCGAAGGCGCAGCAGCCCATGAAATCCAGCCCGGTGACGTCGACCACGAGCGGGCCGGGCGCGATGACGATGCCGGCTACCTCGCTGACCAGCTGGCGCCAGGTGTGCTCGTTGCACGCGTCGAGCTCCCCGCCCGCGTAGATCAGCACCGCCGGGCCGCTGCGATCGGCCGTGGCGCGCAGCGTGCTGTTCGGATCGCCCAGCTCGTAGACCAGCTTGGTGCTGAGCATCAGGTGGGTAGTTGTCATCGGTTCTGCAATGGCCGAACTCAACATCGTGGACTCCTAATCGACCGGCGTCTACGACGCTGCGATGGATGCCCGTCCTGCCGTTTGAAGACAGACTCTTCGCGGAATGCGAATCTCATTTCTATAACAAGACAGGTCAGTCTGTCTACATAACTGACTTAAGAGTATGTTGTGGGTTGCTATGACAACTTCCGATGTCGGAAGGCCCGCCGTGTCGGCGCGTGAACGCATTCTGACCGCGGCGTATGACCTGTTCAGTAGGCGTGGCATCCGCGCGGTCGGCACCGAAGAGGTGATCGACCGGGCCGGGGTTGCCAGGGCCACGTTGTACCGGCATTTCGCCACCAAGAACGACCTGGTGCTGGCCGTGCTGCAG contains:
- a CDS encoding anti-sigma factor antagonist, translated to MLSTKLVYELGDPNSTLRATADRSGPAVLIYAGGELDACNEHTWRQLVSEVAGIVIAPGPLVVDVTGLDFMGCCAFAVLADEARRCKDRGVELRLVSREPIVARIVDACGLSALLPIYPTADSALASAARW
- a CDS encoding glutamate--cysteine ligase encodes the protein MSEPPTFGAEEEFLLVDPRTGEPAPRNADVAGEAARRGVELQLELSSCQVETTSHVVTTSSQLGEELSRLRAAAQAAEGTGFGCSRPGFPATPHAFPVTDTPRYRRIGAEYGMVAHEQGICGCHVHVQVPDRAAAVGVSNWLRPWLPSLLALSANSAVYRGADSGYASWRSVLWRRWPVAGPPPFFPSPDDYDRTVRMLIDSEVILDQKMVYWDVRPSENFPTIEVRVADVPATVAETVLLATLVRAAVMTALEAPADEPGRLPPAALRAAYWKAAHDGLAGRALDLVHGHGAVPAREQLGALVQRVRPALESLGEYDRVAGELDRVAAQGNGAMRQLRAWRIRGEVMDVIEAAAAATLS